One stretch of Streptomyces sp. R21 DNA includes these proteins:
- a CDS encoding helix-turn-helix domain-containing protein: MDAAQQEATARARELQRNWYGEPLGALFRRLIDDLGLNQARLAGVLGLSAPMLSQLMSGQRAKIGNPAVVQRVQLLQDLAGQVADGSVSAAEATERMDEIKKSQGGSVLSNTTQSTSSSGAPTVKRVVREIQSLLRSVAAAGDIIEAADTLAPTHPELAEFLRVYGAGRTSDAVTHYQSHQS; the protein is encoded by the coding sequence ATGGACGCCGCACAGCAGGAAGCGACCGCAAGAGCCCGGGAGCTGCAGCGGAACTGGTACGGGGAGCCGCTGGGGGCGCTCTTCCGTAGGCTCATCGACGACCTGGGGCTCAACCAGGCTCGTCTCGCGGGGGTCCTGGGCCTGTCCGCGCCGATGCTGTCGCAGCTGATGAGCGGCCAGCGCGCCAAGATCGGCAATCCCGCGGTGGTCCAGCGCGTGCAGCTGCTCCAGGACCTCGCGGGCCAGGTCGCGGACGGCAGCGTCAGCGCGGCCGAGGCGACCGAGCGCATGGACGAGATCAAGAAGTCTCAGGGGGGCTCGGTGCTCAGCAACACCACGCAGTCGACGAGCAGTTCGGGTGCGCCCACGGTCAAGCGGGTGGTCCGCGAGATCCAGTCGCTGCTGCGTTCGGTGGCGGCCGCGGGAGACATCATCGAGGCGGCGGACACCCTCGCCCCGACCCACCCGGAGCTGGCAGAGTTCCTCCGGGTGTACGGCGCCGGCCGTACCTCGGACGCCGTCACGCACTATCAGTCGCACCAGAGCTGA